Part of the Elusimicrobiota bacterium genome, AAGCTGGACTTCATAAGGGCGAATCCGCGCGTCTGTTTTGTGGTCTCCCGTCATCCTGACCGTGTGAAACCGCATCACCCGGAGGAGGGCTGCAAATACCGGTTTGAATCGGTTATCTGTGCTGGGAAGGCCAGGATAGTTGAAGATATTGAGGAGCGGTTTGAATTACTGAGGAGGTTTCTGGTTTATTTTAACGTTCGTCTCGGAAAACCTCCCGGCGACAATCCCATCTCAAAAGAAGCGGCCGCTGGCGTGGCCTGCGTTTCAATTAATATAGAAAAGATGACCGGGCGCAGAAAATAAGGCCGGCCTTCACCTGTTAATCCCCTATATTAAGGCCCCTGACAAAATAAAGTTCCGGACAATCCGCTGCGACGAGCTTTATTCGCGGCGCGCGTCCTTACACGAGTTCAAATCGCTAGTGCAACAAGCGGTGGGATTTATATGTGTCGTGGCTGCAAGTTCGGGGGTCCTGCCGGCGGATTGCCCTTCGCCCCAGACCCGTGGGGGACCCAATGCCTGCGCAGGTGCCGTATCAGGGCCTATGGCCATCAGACGGCCTCCCGTGGTCCCCCTCCACCCCGTATTGAGGGGTGGAGCCTCCTCTCCGC contains:
- a CDS encoding pyridoxamine 5'-phosphate oxidase family protein — its product is MSEKGKTAMPESEAKRVLAEEDTGCLCLSRGEEPYGVPVSYAVLDGRIVFHCSITGRKLDFIRANPRVCFVVSRHPDRVKPHHPEEGCKYRFESVICAGKARIVEDIEERFELLRRFLVYFNVRLGKPPGDNPISKEAAAGVACVSINIEKMTGRRK